A part of Crassostrea angulata isolate pt1a10 chromosome 5, ASM2561291v2, whole genome shotgun sequence genomic DNA contains:
- the LOC128185679 gene encoding carbohydrate sulfotransferase 11-like, with amino-acid sequence MKTLNMMRLRRKLIRKLLFGMVLLFSVIGIFQIRDVSVSKQASNTATKDLKIRHVTDFFVEQIPNGRSNSRNISHKIKFPFKKYNISESYLIQRLERYSNACRGREFQFGRETKFSMKRHFRKSSSHHILYCSIEKAGSTFWRRMLQMLDSTNLKTPYDIAPLHVNEKSVPFVEEGLYHALASFKTNFVFVIARNPFTRLLSGYLDKIYTANPYYWNSIGRSIRPNPQRGRAACYSDITFQEIVDYVINAEGYFKKVRDPHFMAMHDMCKPCQIPYDFIGKMETFDKDFSFLMKTWNVSNFEGTDMKSMAVDDTFLDVATSLQDRKNSITPCISMHEAYLRSWKHMQIKGLISDHEIYPFDETKSQSIKPVDLIKVMKSAHLKSNQGELKIQKVKYFREIYRTVHLKSLNLLVQALRPDFEIFDYDPFPETIFNSTSPRLQHTDIFLVYNKTKI; translated from the exons ACATGATGCGTTTGAGGAGAAAATTAATCAGAAAACTGTTGTTCGGCATGGTACTTTTATTCTCGGTGATTGGAATATTCCAAATACGAG ATGTTTCCGTGAGCAAACAAGCATCAAATACTGCAactaaagatttaaaaattcgGCATGTGACTGATTTTTTTGTCGAGCAAATTCCAAACGGAAGGAGTAATTCCAGGAATATTAGTCACaaaatcaag tttccttttaagaaatataatatAAGCGAGTCGTACCTGATCCAGCGATTAGAGAGATACAGCAATGCGTGTCGAGGGAGAGAATTTCAATTTGGAAGAGAAACAAAGTTTTCCATGAAGCGTCATTTCCGGAAAAGTTCCTCGCATCACATTTTGTACTGCAGCATCGAAAAAGCAGGATCGACATTCTGGCGAAGGATGTTACAGATGCTGGATTCAACAAACCTGAAAACGCCATACGACATCGCACCACTGCATGTCAACGAGAAATCCGTTCCGTTCGTAGAGGAAGGTCTCTACCATGCTCTTGCGTCTTTCAAGACGAATTTTGTTTTCGTGATTGCCAGAAATCCGTTCACAAGACTTTTGTCGGGATATCtagataaaatttacacagCAAATCCTTATTACTGGAATTCTATTGGCCGTTCGATACGACCAAATCCACAACGAGGCCGCGCCGCGTGCTATAGTGACATCACTTTCCAGGAAATTGTGGATTACGTCATCAATGCGGAGGGATATTTTAAGAAAGTCAGAGATCCACATTTCATGGCAATGCACGACATGTGCAAGCCATGCCAGATACCGTACGATTTCATTGGCAAAATGGAAACTTTTGACAAggattttagttttctgatgaAAACATGGAACGTTTCGAATTTCGAGGGAACAGACATGAAAAGTATGGCGGTTGATGATACATTTCTAGACGTGGCCACATCACTCCAAGACCGAAAGAATTCCATTACGCCTTGCATCAGCATGCATGAAGCTTACCTTCGGTCTTGGAAACATATGCAGATAAAAGGACTCATCAGTGACCACGAGATATATCCTTTTGACGAAACGAAGTCTCAGAGCATTAAACCTGTTGATCTCATCAAAGTTATGAAATCTGCTCACCTGAAATCAAACCAAGGAGAACTAAAGATCcaaaaagttaaatattttcgagaaatttaTAGAACTGTTCATTTAAAATCTCTCAATTTATTAGTTCAAGCGTTGAGAccagattttgaaatttttgattaTGACCCTTTTCCTGAGACGATTTTTAACTCGACTTCACCGCGGTTACAGCATACGGATATATTTTTGGTTtataataaaactaaaatataa